DNA from Xiphias gladius isolate SHS-SW01 ecotype Sanya breed wild chromosome 9, ASM1685928v1, whole genome shotgun sequence:
GCTTTCCCTTCAGCCCACCACAGCCCACCGTGCGCACCACCAGGACCGAGGTGTGCTCTTTCACCAAGGACGACAACACGGCATCGGGGGCCGTGGGCGTCCTGACCTACGACCTGTTCGACATGCACAACCGCCAATGCAAAGAGCTGATGGCTGTCATGTTCTCGGTGCCCTTCGACTACAACTTCTACAAGAACTGGCTGGGGGTGGGCGTCTTTGACCACACGCAGGCCTGCGACAAGAAGCTGTTCAAGCTCATGTACGAGGGGAAAGATTTCACCAACTTTGCGCGCCACGAGGCCGACGGCTCGGGGGTGAAGCACAGAGGGAAAACAGTGGACGTGAGGGCCTGCATGTCTGACGAGGGCAGAGCTATAATTAAACTTGAGCTGTATGACAAGATGGGCTGATGGGTCCTGTTTGTTCTGCTCTGAGAGTAAAAAGCTCTGCACCAGACGAGTGTGCTGGTGTGGAATAACTTGTAAGAACACAGTTGAagattttttctctcattcatgTCATGCATGGGTgctttaaatgaataataaaaataaaaagaagtgtTCGATCGATTTCTTGTCCTTGTCTTTTATTGTATCGTCTTTAATTTGGGCCGAAAACTTCACACGCAGTAACAACAGAGAAcgaaatgaaaagtaaatgaaaagatttaCACGTCCTCAGCGGACGTAGCATGAATCATACTTCACTTTGAGTGAAATGAGTACGACAAACACAATGTCAGTCAGACTGCAGCGCAGGCTGTGTAGAGGTATTTCATGTTCGTCTCCCGAGGCAGAcggtaaaaaaacaacaggtcTGAACAGAcctgaaaacaaaaggagacaCTGAGGTATGCGTCACGGAAATGCAAACagtaggaaaacaaaaaacctcagTTATGTGGTCATCGCTGGTTCCGCCCTGTCTTCACGTCTGCTTATGCTGCACATACCTGACACGAAGACGAGACAAAAAGCCCGAGTTGTTGAGTGACAGGAGAACACAGGGAGCGGGCTGTGGGTGGAGACAGTTCTGGGTGTCGCACATTCCCCGACAAGAATGATCGAGAGTGTGAACCCGGCGTTTCAGATCTGGCACTGCCCGAGTGAGAAGCACACCTGTGATCCGGACAGGTAAGCCAACGCTGTACTTGGGGGTTCATTGACAAGAATTTCTGTGTTGTAGAAGGATTTAACGCGTTACGTCTTTTACGGAGGGGAACCGTTAACAGCAGTATGTGCAGGTTTCACGGCTCCGCTGCATCGTAATACAGATCCGCAGTTCACATTTCACACGTCTCTTGCTCTGTCACAGCTTTAACAAGCGAGAACATGAGTGAATCAGCAGAGGCTTTGGCCGCCAACCTCACCAGCCGAAGAAACGTCACCATCGAGATCACCAACCTCACCAATAACTACTGCTTAGTGGACCCCAAGTAGGTGCAACGCTTTCAAGACGGCTGTAACTGCATGTTGGGTTCCTTTTGCATGGATCCACTGGGGTTTCAAATATAACCGCAGCTTGAAAAAACTAAACCTGTTTCCCAAAATGAGTCTACCAATTTGTCATCTgactttccctctttctttcattcctttttttttttttttgctgttggaaaaaaaaaaaaaaaaaagggtttatcTGGAGAGTGGCAACTGCCACAGCCCACCCCAACCCACCGTGCGCCCACTGAAAACCGAAGTGTGCAACTTCAGCAAGACCAGCGCCAAGACCTCTGGCGCGGTGGGCGTCCTGACCTACGACCTGTTTGAGAAGCACACCAACTGCGCCAAGGAGACGATAGCCATAATGTTCTCCGTGCCCTACGACTACAACATGTACAAGAACTGGCTGGCGGTGGGAATCTACAGAGAGGGCAAAGAGTGCAACGAGGCGCTGTACAAAGAGATGtattacaacaaaaaacaggaggGATTTGTACGGGAGGAGGCCAACGGCTCTGGGATCACGTATGAGGGCGCCAGCCTGGACATCAAGGCCACCATGTCCCCGATGGGCAGGGCCATCTTGAAAGTGGAGGTGTGGGACAAGCTCTTCTCGCCCCAGATGCACCAACAATACTGAGCTGGCGATTCGTTTTTGTCAAAGTAAATCCGGTTTAAAACACCAGTGTGGAGTGTTAGATGTGTTTAACCCTTTGCACAACTGTTTTATTGTACCATCTGTTCATGGAATAAATCCGTAACTGATGCgaaaaaaaactgtgtcttAGTGAATcattacaagagaaaaaaacaaacaaaaaaaaaaactttgagtCCAAATTGTGGCGcaagtttttcaaaatgagtCATCTCTGCATTTTATGAATTTGATCTCGATTTGAAGAACAGATATAATTTCTTCTTTCACATCCTCATGATCAGAAAACTTCCAACACCTACGCCTCTTGCAAATTAGTCTATTAAAGTGTgatttcacttttaaatattaaaaaaaaaaatcaaaagaaagatCATTTACGTCACTTAGTAAATCATAAGAGACAAATCAACTTACAAGATAATcatggtgggtttttttgtgtttttttaataagcaGTGGATTCTGTACAGACGAAACTTCAAGGTAAATCCCCCCTTTGAGTTGCAGTGCACAGTCACCAGAAGTCGGTACAAACCGATATCCACCAGCTCCATGCATTGCACAAGGGCACCATCTAGCGGTCCAGAGCATTTGGTGGCTGGATacacagatagatagatgtgtTTCTATGAGGTAAGTGCTGCTTTCCACACCAACTCTGTCTGCTCTGGTCAGGtctttagatgagaagattgatagcaCTCTTATGTCTGCATGTCAAATATAAggctacaaccagcagccagttagcttagcttagcataaagaccggaaacggggggaaacagccgGCCTGGCTCTGTGTAAAGGTAAGAAAATCTGCCTGCCAGCAACTCTCAAACTTGGGGATTAGCACGTCATAGcttctttgtttaatttcatacaAAACCCAAGGTGTAGAAACAGCAAGAAAAGGTTTTACCGAGGGTTACCTGCCAGGAAGTCACCGCACTGGGACAAAAAAACGGTTGGTTTTACACTCTGGATTAAACTGATgcaacatgttaattattgagcttcAGCTGTGCTGGTAGGTGAATTTTGTCCGCtgtagacagagccaggctagccgtttcccccggtttccagtctctatgctaagctaagctaactgcaCGTGAATTGTGACTACTGTCTGTCAGGAGGAGAAGTAGCATGAAGTTCACATCCTGTTTCCAATTAAAAGCTATTGTTGCTTCGTCTTGCGTTTGTTTCCTCAAAACAAATTCAGGTGAAACGGCAGCACACCAgtggttaaaacaaaaaaaaaaagaaaaagaaaagaaccagaTCACGTTCTGATCACTGAAGCCTTCATCAGAGGCCGTCGAGCAGAATCCTGACAATGGCCTTTGTCAGTCCGTCGAGGCGGGGACGCGCTTTACGACCGCTCAGCCGATCATGGAGGTTTGACCGGAACGGCCGATGGGACCAAGTTGGACCAGGTCTATTCCAGTCTGAGTGTCGGCACATAAAATGATTTCGCGTTTGATATGTAGAGATTCTAATCTCAAGTCCTCAGATCCAGCCGCTGCCAGTTGTTTTTTGCGCTGATCACAATCTTTCCCAGTCTGAACCCAGTAGCTGTTGTGCATCAGCCTGGCCACAGCGGCGGCAGACAGCTGTGTACGACTGATCCTTTCCTAAAACGGTCATTCTTAACACTTTTGGAaacttgttgaaaaaaaaatactcggCACTTATAGTTAGTCcgaatgaaataaaaatgagcaCCAACTCTTGAAGAATGTCATTACTGTCGCCTCGTAATCTGGACGTCTCCGCCTGCATCCGTGCAGGATCAGTCTGATCCCGAGCACTGCTCATAAAACACGCTGACGACGGTGCTGAACCTGTCCTTCAGATACATCTCAAGTGTTTCCAGTGGCATCCGTCTCACATCGTAGCCCCTGAACTGCTTCTTAGCCGTCTTGCTAACAGGCACGATCTCCTCGGTGCTGTTGCGGTCGTTGCGGCCGATGGCAGCGTACGTGGGAAAGGCGTCCTTCAGCTCTTCTGGGAGACTGTCGTTGTAGTTCGGGCAGCAGTAGGCCGACCACATGTACTCGGGCACAGCCACCCGATGATTCTTGAGCCAGCGCTCCCCGGTCCGGTAGGGGATGACGCCAGTCACTACGTAAGCCTCCCCGAGGCAGTAGGCCGCTAAGGTTTTGTTGAC
Protein-coding regions in this window:
- the LOC120794144 gene encoding DELTA-stichotoxin-Hcr4a-like → MSESAEALAANLTSRRNVTIEITNLTNNYCLVDPKVYLESGNCHSPPQPTVRPLKTEVCNFSKTSAKTSGAVGVLTYDLFEKHTNCAKETIAIMFSVPYDYNMYKNWLAVGIYREGKECNEALYKEMYYNKKQEGFVREEANGSGITYEGASLDIKATMSPMGRAILKVEVWDKLFSPQMHQQY
- the LOC120794585 gene encoding bryoporin-like — its product is MPENAESHSVMLTTNRNCTVEITNVSTLYCLVNPKVYMESGFPFSPPQPTVRTTRTEVCSFTKDDNTASGAVGVLTYDLFDMHNRQCKELMAVMFSVPFDYNFYKNWLGVGVFDHTQACDKKLFKLMYEGKDFTNFARHEADGSGVKHRGKTVDVRACMSDEGRAIIKLELYDKMG